In the genome of Centropristis striata isolate RG_2023a ecotype Rhode Island chromosome 6, C.striata_1.0, whole genome shotgun sequence, the window AAACAGCTTTTAATACTTGTCTGTAAATGGGAACATTtatccactgtgtgtgtttttacagacACAGACGTCTGGCCTTACTAAAGCAGGTTAGCATCCGAGACAACTGCTGCACGCTGTGTTGTGATGTCATGGCTGACACGGAGCTGCGGCCCTGTGGACACGGGTACGTCTGCAGAAAACTATTCACACCGTTCAATTCATGCATCTTATGTTAAACATCCAGTAAGGGAAATAAGTATTTGATCCCCTGCTGATGTTGTGATTCTTGCTCAATGGTAGGTTTACTTTAACAGTCAGAGacagaatattaaaaatatatacactgaAAATCATATGATATaaaagttatacatttatttgaattgCATTGagtgaaatatgtttttgatCTCTTACCAACCATGTGATTTTCTGGAAAATAGTCTGTCTCTCACAGTTAAAGTAAACCTACCATTAAAATGATGGACCGTTCATTTATTTGTCAGTAGGaaaatttagcaaaaatcacaaaatcagCAGATACAAATACTGATTTCCCTCGCTGTATTTGAAATGACTATATTTGCTTGTCTCAGTAAATCTTACCTTAGACTAATACAGGAGCCAGTATTTGCTGTGAGTGGATAATGAATCTTCCTCTctgtttccctctcctcctcctcctcctcctcctccagtggGATGTGTATGGAGTGTGCCTTACAGTTAGAAACGTGCCCTCTGTGCCGCCAGGACATCCAGACCCGCGTCAGACTCATTGCACATGTCTCCTGACGAACCTCCTGCTTCTTCTCCAAGAAGGAGAGACACACAAGCCCgacagcctcctcctcctcctcttctgatCCCCTCTCACCCAGCAGGGCTGCCAGGATGGAGCCGCAATGCTGTAATGATACCAGAACTGAGAGTTCTGGTAAAAGGAGGTGACGATGGAGGGgtggagagaagaaaaagaggagatgagaggagggGAAATAAACCAGAGCTGGATCCCCATAAGCTTTCTCCTCTTTTATATCCTTCTGACAATTCACTGCAGAAGCTGGGCCAAGAATCGTTAACTTTCTACCAACAGTGTGTATTTCAGACAAGAAGAGCAGAAACAGTTTAACGAGATGACAGACGGAACAAACCTCTCCTCTGCGTAGAGTTAGCAGACATCCTTCCTGTGGCGTGAGCTTTCAGCCCAGAGGCTACTACTATTTAATCCCATCATAGTCATGCACATGTCTGCAGATCTGAAAGGGCTGGGTGACAGAAAGAACGAGTACAGTATTAAATTCATGGTACAGATAAATTTGAGATGACTCTCACTTTCATGTCTTGGCGTATAGAAATGCAAATTTTGATGTTCTCAAGGTAGGATTTTCATTCTCTTGTGTCAAGTCTACTCCTATTCTTTGGCCAGCTTCACTGTCTGTACTGATTAATTGCCCACTGGTAGAGTTGGGAAAAATGAACTCATTGGGTAAAAATAAGAAGTCAGAAAGCTTTAAAATTGAGGAATTATTCCAAAAGTtgaatttttcaatttttgtttACAACATTAAATCAGCTGTCAAACAACAAATAACGTTAATGACAAAATTCTTGTTTTACAACCAgttaaagaaatgcaaaacTACTTGAATCTGTATTAGAAGAAACAGATTTGAAGCTGGACTGACCCTGCTGCTTTTGTGCTTAATTGCCTTTGCTCATGTGTTGCTGTTTCCCCAGATTATAATGTATGTAACAAccacaacaaataaatacagagaCTAGAATTTACAGAACCCTAATCTGTAAATGAAAACACCCCAATAATAACTGCTTATGTTTGAGAACTGGGGAAAAATTTGATTACATTTCCTACACCACCTTCTGAATTTCTCTGGGTTTGCTTGATTGGTGCTAACAATTTGGCAACAACTTGTAAAGCTGCGCCACCGTGAGCCATGCTCACTTTAGGGGCGGCAAAGTAAATAGGTCTTAATTTTTGTTTGTAATGACAAACATGATGTGTCTGTATTAAGACGACTAATTTCAATCCTCAAGATgtgatttcattttatatgaTAAATGATGATGGTGCTGGTGTAGAAACGTGGTTGAGAGGTACAACAGGTTTTGTTGATTGACAGTGTTGTATTAGCAGATCAGTAAATTGcttaaaacaaatgtgaaatgTTTAAGTGAATCGTTATTCCTCAATATCAGTTTACTAAATATCCCCGGGTCATTCTAAGATGTTGTCATTTTGGGCCTGGTTTGGCAGTGAAATATTTGATGTGAATTAGAAAAGAAACTACCCACAACacagtgacatcatctgaagAGTGTGGGCTTCAGtacagaatttttttaatttatgtttcaCTTTCTACAGATCGCAGCATACCAAATTGATCTTGTCTAAACACATTTGTCAGTGGAAAATGTGCTTTCCCTCTTTGTGCTTTATATAACATGGCAATCTCTCTGCTCTCATTTCTAcatcttcctgtctgtcttaCTGTCCATCCTTTACTTGAAGCATCTCTGGGTTGACTGAATGGCATTTGTATTTTGGAAACAGGTGACGAAATATGAGTTATCGGTGTTTCAAGAAAAATTCTATTTGTAAAATTTAAGACATATTcaatgacatttaaaataatcaaactgaataagtttgcttttattttggtcaaaTTATTTATGAAAGGGTTACTACTCCACCAAATTGCATGAACAGAATCTGTAAAAATCGTTCAGACTATACTGGAAAGATTTCTAAAAGGTAACATGCATCTGTCAGTAGGACAAAAGGCTGGTCTGATCGCTGTTTGCTATCTTGTATTTCCTGGAGCACCTTATACTGTACATGCAGGTGAGAGAACTTATTATTTGTCTCTACGATTGGAGATAAATTTCAGGATTGTAAAAAATAAGATATGGGTTGTATTTAAAAACATCTATAAAGGAATTTTGCCCCAGAGTTCCCAAAGATGTGATTGAAGAATTGTTGTTTCCTGGATTGTgatatttgtaataaatgtatgttcatgtgatttattttttgtttttgtatgacTGAGTGGTGTTTATTTACatcataataatttaaatatagtAAAGTGAGTAAAACAATGTGTAGATATtaatataccttttttttttacataaacaaTTCTTATGTTAAAAGTCGATGACAACCAAGTTGGATAAAAAACCTTTAATGCAAAACGGCAGGGAATAATATCTGTTAATAACTAAATTATAGATTCcttaaattttaatgaaattcaaGTACAGGAATTAAAGGGACTTAAATAGGTTAACAAAGTTTAATTTATACAAATCCTACCGATGTGTTCTCGGGTAGGAACCAACCTGCACAGATGGTTTCCTACCGGACGGGACTCCGCTGCTCACATGCTCCCCGTCTCCTTGGTAACAACTACGTCCGCTATTTACCAAACACCTCAACGATTTATTTAAACAACATGGACATCCAGGAAAGAAGTAAGCAAATTAAAGTCATGTAACTAACATGGATACAGCTTGTGGAGATGTAGAGTAATATATTTGGTTCAGAAAATCCGAAATATAGCCAAAACGGTGACATTTCCCATTCATGTGTTCAGCTAACGATAGTTAACCTTTAGCTTATCATAGCCAGCTAGCTAACGTTCATCAATGTTGCCGTTCATTAAAACTAGTTGggaccttatttatatacagtctatggttgggACCGACAGGCAGATTAATGATCGAATGAGTGTTTTCTGTTGTGTTAATGGACCTTTGCTGGTTAACCTAGATGTTTTAGTGTTTAGTATTCAGATGCTGTTACCTCATTCTCcagatgacattaaaaaaaaaattgattctCCAGATGTCCGAGGCTGTGGAGACAACATCGTAGAAATGGTTGATATGGACGAAGAAAACTTTGCTATTTCCAGGTAGGTTTCATCAGACATGGAGACACATGGTTTAAACTTTAACGTTTcaccacactgttaaaataagtaaatcattttttgtcaatttttattttttttgttgcctaaatcatctcctcatgacgccggccacctttggtaaaatctcctccatcctcagttgatcagatcatgtgattttacccttttaagataatggcttatgtcaagtgtgtgacttaagcggatttattatgcctaagtcgaaataaaatgtgacttaggcaattttttgaacatgccgttgtgacttaagcaagatatggtaaccctttattttgaaggtgtcataaacatgacatgggatgtgtcatgaacattaatgacactttgaagaaacattaatgctcatgataccgAGTTAGGAaactattttaacagggtgacgatttgtAACTGTGTAATTtgcaaaaatgctgttttattcACTCTGTGAGACCAAGTGCTTCATGGCAAAGGccaaataattaaatgttttgtcttttgtagtttttatttttctgggaCTTAATCAGGTCAAGACTCAAGAGAGGAAGTTATTTGAGATTCGACAGCTAAAGCCTAatcaatacatacatacatacatacatacatagctGTGATATTGTGATATGCTGCATATAAAGCCCACCATTAAGTGATTTTATCTCTTGTTTTCTTCCCCTTAAGTTCCTCAGCTGCAGATGCTGCTTTTGATGCTGTTATTGGCTGCATAGAGGACATCATCATGGGTAGGGCCATGTAGCCTAGTAATTAATCCGTTCttctcagtattttttttttatttctattgtttttattgttcagtCTTCCTATTATAAAATGGAATCAATGTGTCATTTAGACGTGATTATGTTGTTAAACATATCTCAGCAGTCTACCAAATGTGAAAAATAGGcccctttttttctaaaaatgtagGCCTTTGTGATTTTATAACACCTATTATATAAATCTATTTGGATTTAGTTGCTTTAAGTGCTTCAACCACCAGTCAGTCTGGTCTTTTCTTCATGTCTATTGCTTTTCTCTTAGAGGACGAGTTCCAGCAGCTTCAACAGAGCTTCATGGAGAAACACTACTTGGAGTTTGAGGACTCTGATGAGAACAAGCTCAGCTACACACCCATCTTCAATGAATATGTGAGTTGCTATATGGCATAATATTTGTATAGCCCTGTCTTAGTCTAATACACAGTTACTTTGAGAAATATGCCCATTGTATCATTTTGTCTATGATTTCAACCTGCAACTCGATccaacattgtgattttttttgtagtagTTGGGGAGGTAATTATTTAttcctaataataatattggcTTTGTGTAGGTTGACCTGCTGGAGAAACACCTGGAGCagcagctgatggagaggatCCCCACCTTCAACATGAACACTTTCACAGAGCTGCTAATGTAAGATTTGACATCACAGCTATACTCTGTGGcagttattttacatatattaatttatattaattattctgtgACATACATATTCTTTTAAAGGAACCAGTGAGACCATACAGTGCTTTCTTTTGATGTACCTGTTGTGCCTaagaaatgttattttacagcatgCCACTAGGTGGCACCAATGTACATTGAACATGTGCCAATGTGTCTATCTTCCAACTGCAGGCAACACAAAGAAGAGGTGCCAGGTGACATCTTTGATATGCTGCTGACATTTACTGACTTCATGGCCTTTAAGGAAATGTTTCTGGAGTACAGAGCGGTGAGTTGCCTGCAAACTGGAGAACATGTTTAGTCCCATTTCCAATGAGAATTCCAACAAGAGATTTTTGAATGAATCACTTCACAATTgtctattttctctctcttagtCTCTTTATTAAGGCCTGTATGCAGCCCTGCATACAGTTTtttcaaactgttgtttttgttctttcacAAAGAACACAAATATTATGAAGCAAAAAAGCAACATACTTAGAACATACAAGAAACATATTCAAATGAGTTATGAGTTGATATTTATGGGGCTTATAAAACAACATGGAGGCTGTAGTCCAAACCAAGATAGGCAAGATGACAAATGCAACGTATACCAGATCCAACCCTTCtttcttacctttcacaataaaagccctagacGTATATACACAGTGTAACTGAGTAACTTGACCACTCGGAGCATTTTGCGAAAAGCAAACACTATAAATCTTCTACAACAGCTGAGCTCAGACAGACTAACTGAGACTGCTCTGAGTCAATAGGATCCCGGAAGTGGGTCACCTGCCTTTATGAATATATTTGAACTTTTCATTAAACAAGCGTTGCAACAGTCGCAAATTTGCATTGGTGTCACTACTTTAGTAAAATACTCACTGCCGATTATTTGGCATTTCATGTCACTTTTTCCTCACATATGAATCTGTATGTTTTCAGGAGAAGGAGGGCCGAGGTCTGGACCTGAGTGAAGGACTTGTGGTCACATCTCTGAAACACAGCGGCTCCTCTGCATCACAgtgacactcacacactcaatAGCAACAACTGAATTCCTCCTctacatatttcatattttgttcaTTGGCCTTC includes:
- the arl2bp gene encoding ADP-ribosylation factor-like protein 2-binding protein, translated to MDIQERNVRGCGDNIVEMVDMDEENFAISSSSAADAAFDAVIGCIEDIIMEDEFQQLQQSFMEKHYLEFEDSDENKLSYTPIFNEYVDLLEKHLEQQLMERIPTFNMNTFTELLMQHKEEVPGDIFDMLLTFTDFMAFKEMFLEYRAEKEGRGLDLSEGLVVTSLKHSGSSASQ